From Priestia aryabhattai, a single genomic window includes:
- a CDS encoding HK97 family phage prohead protease, with amino-acid sequence MLFKSLAMEVKANTSKRTFSGYASKFGNVDLHNDIIEKGAFTKTISERKPKNMIKVLWQHIDPIGMPDVIEETDEGLYVEGKISKTQKGDEAIELMRDGVVDGMSIGYDVIKDDVDQEKGVRLLKELKLYEVSIVTWGANPEAMITNVKHLQALNDIFKDDHIRSLGEIKTLLDKMNDRLESETFGAKDGNIIINMEELKAGKVLSKSNRSNLEQAVQLIESVLETGDSAQTGNEEDQTDDGKSVNLEEDAELKSLLSEIRSYARK; translated from the coding sequence ATGTTATTTAAAAGCCTAGCGATGGAAGTAAAAGCAAATACAAGTAAACGTACGTTTTCAGGGTATGCTTCAAAATTCGGAAATGTAGATTTACACAATGACATTATCGAAAAGGGAGCTTTCACGAAAACTATTTCAGAACGTAAGCCTAAAAATATGATTAAGGTTTTATGGCAGCATATTGACCCTATCGGTATGCCTGATGTCATTGAGGAAACAGACGAAGGGTTATATGTAGAGGGGAAAATCAGTAAGACCCAAAAGGGAGACGAAGCGATTGAGCTTATGCGTGACGGTGTAGTAGATGGAATGTCCATTGGCTATGACGTAATAAAAGACGATGTGGATCAAGAAAAAGGTGTGCGTCTTTTAAAAGAGTTGAAGCTATATGAAGTTTCGATTGTAACATGGGGTGCGAATCCCGAAGCGATGATTACAAACGTGAAGCATTTACAAGCCTTAAACGATATCTTTAAAGATGACCATATCAGAAGCCTTGGAGAAATCAAAACGCTCTTAGACAAGATGAATGACCGCTTAGAGAGTGAAACATTCGGTGCGAAAGATGGAAACATTATTATCAACATGGAAGAACTAAAAGCAGGGAAAGTTTTATCAAAAAGCAACCGTTCGAATCTGGAACAAGCGGTTCAACTTATTGAATCCGTATTAGAAACAGGTGATTCAGCTCAAACAGGCAATGAGGAAGACCAAACAGACGATGGAAAATCTGTGAATTTAGAAGAGGATGCAGAATTAAAATCCTTGCTATCTGAAATCCGCTCTTATGCGAGAAAGTAG
- a CDS encoding phosphoadenosine phosphosulfate reductase domain-containing protein, giving the protein MQVLGRKQTSSHEDWIEVMDNIEHIVPKRELDNLLDRSVEDVKKKTKGKKTAFAWSGGKDSIALEGVMKEAGVHECLMGMSNLEYPQFLRWVTDYMPDGLEVINTGQDLKWLAKHQDMLFPQDSTTAAKWFKMIQHKAQEKYFEKHKLEIIILGRRKADGNYIGKKGENLYTNRQGITRFSPIADWTHEHILAYLHYYYKNPLPPFYSWPRGYRCGTHSWAARQWCNGIMDGWREVYMIDQDIVFEASKYIASAKTFLERMR; this is encoded by the coding sequence ATGCAGGTACTAGGTAGAAAACAAACGTCCTCTCATGAAGACTGGATAGAGGTAATGGACAATATCGAACACATTGTACCAAAGCGGGAACTGGATAATCTACTTGACCGCTCTGTTGAAGATGTGAAGAAGAAAACCAAAGGGAAGAAAACAGCCTTTGCATGGAGCGGTGGGAAAGATAGCATTGCCCTTGAAGGTGTGATGAAAGAAGCAGGGGTTCATGAATGCTTAATGGGAATGAGTAATCTTGAATATCCCCAGTTTTTACGATGGGTAACGGATTATATGCCCGATGGATTAGAAGTCATCAATACAGGACAGGATCTAAAATGGCTTGCGAAACATCAGGATATGCTTTTCCCTCAAGATTCAACTACAGCTGCGAAGTGGTTCAAGATGATTCAACATAAAGCCCAAGAGAAATATTTTGAGAAACATAAGCTTGAAATCATTATCTTAGGACGAAGAAAAGCCGATGGTAACTACATTGGGAAAAAGGGAGAAAACCTTTATACCAACAGACAGGGAATTACTCGGTTCAGCCCTATTGCAGACTGGACACATGAACATATCCTAGCTTATCTCCATTACTATTATAAGAATCCATTACCTCCGTTTTATTCGTGGCCAAGAGGATATCGATGTGGAACCCATTCATGGGCAGCTCGACAATGGTGTAACGGAATTATGGACGGTTGGAGGGAAGTTTATATGATTGATCAGGATATTGTCTTTGAAGCTTCCAAGTATATAGCTTCCGCAAAAACGTTTTTGGAGAGGATGCGCTAA
- a CDS encoding class II glutamine amidotransferase: MCGIFGFIGSKPDLSLLKEIGELASTRGVHGWGVASDRYFEVGNGKLEQKIDILDSFKDESWLIGHCRLATFGNYNGVVQPLRSERHIFAHNGNVYNYKYLANYIHYTMKTDCDSEVIGALLDVGYSLRKVSQLLNQPYAILTTTKKGMSAIRKGLPLFVSEREEGTYFCSRAFDRSEPLKEGREYSYK; encoded by the coding sequence ATGTGTGGAATCTTTGGCTTTATCGGAAGTAAACCAGACCTGTCTTTGCTAAAAGAGATTGGAGAGCTTGCTAGTACGAGAGGGGTTCATGGTTGGGGAGTTGCAAGTGATAGGTATTTTGAAGTTGGGAACGGAAAATTGGAGCAGAAAATAGACATTCTCGATTCGTTTAAAGATGAATCGTGGTTGATTGGACATTGCAGGCTTGCGACATTTGGAAACTATAACGGTGTCGTACAACCGCTTCGTTCCGAAAGACATATCTTTGCTCATAATGGAAACGTCTATAACTATAAATACCTAGCAAACTATATTCACTATACGATGAAAACAGATTGCGATAGTGAAGTGATAGGAGCGTTACTGGACGTAGGCTATTCACTACGAAAAGTATCTCAGCTTCTAAACCAGCCATACGCGATCTTGACCACAACCAAAAAGGGAATGTCCGCTATCCGAAAAGGACTGCCTTTGTTTGTGAGTGAGCGGGAAGAAGGGACGTATTTTTGTAGCCGAGCCTTTGACCGTAGCGAACCGCTAAAAGAGGGTAGGGAGTACTCCTACAAGTAA
- a CDS encoding phage major capsid protein has product MMYKKPFNPLVKLDIQFFAEKTELNIKSLHTEFKEAWGELKGLLDDQSEEIKKYGTTNDDTVNKIKSVEGKISDIGDEMKEIQKRADEIEKKFGRPDLAGGGQVKSLGEMFVQSEAFEAMKKANEFKSAPMRTKSLYQGSKAIITTADGSGGALTGTQTAQVDMAAPTRAFRLRDLLPVQATQSNAIEYVQETGFTNTARPVAETTAKPESALTFDVMSESVKTIAHWIPASRQVLDDAGQLQAYINNRLLYGLMLAEEQQILYGDGTSPNLQGILTHTGIQGYNWSGGTVGDSKIDAIRRAITLARIAEYPVNGVVLHPNDWEDIQLAKGDDGHYIWVNVNDGGVMRLWSVPVVETTAIAEGEALIGSFNMGAMLWDREDANIRVGEPQDYFTRNMVAILAEERMALTIFRPEAFVGVTFDAAPTAGV; this is encoded by the coding sequence ATGATGTATAAAAAACCATTCAATCCATTAGTAAAATTAGATATTCAGTTCTTTGCTGAAAAGACTGAGTTAAATATTAAATCATTGCATACCGAGTTTAAAGAAGCTTGGGGTGAGCTGAAAGGCTTACTAGATGACCAATCAGAAGAAATCAAAAAATACGGTACAACAAACGATGATACCGTTAATAAAATTAAATCCGTTGAAGGTAAAATTTCCGACATCGGCGATGAAATGAAAGAGATTCAAAAACGTGCGGATGAAATCGAAAAGAAATTTGGTCGCCCTGATTTAGCAGGTGGCGGACAAGTTAAATCATTAGGTGAAATGTTCGTTCAATCAGAAGCATTTGAAGCGATGAAAAAAGCAAATGAATTTAAATCCGCTCCAATGCGTACGAAATCTTTATATCAAGGCAGTAAAGCAATCATCACAACTGCTGACGGTTCAGGTGGTGCATTAACAGGCACTCAAACGGCTCAAGTAGATATGGCAGCTCCAACACGAGCATTCCGTTTACGTGACCTATTACCTGTACAAGCTACACAATCTAATGCGATTGAGTACGTACAAGAAACAGGATTCACGAACACAGCTCGTCCAGTAGCAGAGACTACAGCGAAGCCTGAATCAGCTTTAACGTTTGATGTAATGAGCGAATCTGTAAAGACTATCGCTCACTGGATTCCTGCTTCTCGCCAAGTGTTGGATGATGCAGGACAGCTTCAAGCGTATATCAATAACCGCTTATTATACGGATTAATGTTAGCGGAAGAGCAACAAATCCTATACGGTGACGGTACAAGCCCGAACCTTCAAGGTATCCTAACTCACACTGGCATCCAAGGTTATAACTGGAGCGGTGGTACAGTAGGAGATTCTAAAATCGACGCTATCCGTCGTGCTATCACATTAGCTCGTATTGCTGAATATCCAGTAAACGGTGTCGTACTTCATCCGAACGATTGGGAAGATATCCAATTAGCAAAAGGTGATGACGGTCACTACATTTGGGTAAATGTCAATGACGGTGGAGTTATGCGTTTATGGTCTGTTCCTGTAGTAGAAACAACTGCAATCGCAGAAGGTGAAGCCCTAATCGGTTCATTCAATATGGGTGCAATGCTATGGGATCGTGAAGATGCAAATATCCGAGTAGGTGAGCCACAAGATTACTTCACTCGTAACATGGTTGCTATCCTAGCGGAAGAACGTATGGCATTAACTATCTTCCGACCAGAAGCATTCGTTGGTGTAACATTCGACGCGGCTCCAACTGCTGGTGTTTAA
- a CDS encoding head-tail connector protein, which yields MALEQLVISVTEMKSYLRVDHTADDELLTLLIETAKEQAEAYLNHDFTEIDTEGVVTYLTIPSTVKLACMRMVNSWYDYRDDVTETSTLGDRSRNVGEIPWDAEELLWKYKKLVGT from the coding sequence ATGGCTTTGGAGCAATTAGTCATTTCGGTAACGGAAATGAAATCCTATCTTCGGGTGGATCATACCGCTGATGATGAATTACTAACCCTCTTAATCGAAACCGCTAAAGAACAAGCCGAAGCTTATCTTAATCACGACTTTACGGAAATAGATACGGAGGGGGTAGTCACATATTTGACTATCCCCTCTACTGTAAAGTTAGCTTGTATGCGGATGGTTAACAGTTGGTATGACTACAGGGATGATGTAACCGAAACAAGTACCCTTGGAGATCGTAGCCGAAATGTCGGGGAGATTCCTTGGGATGCAGAGGAGCTTCTTTGGAAGTATAAAAAGTTGGTGGGGACATAA
- a CDS encoding phage head closure protein: protein MFSGYLDKRVTVTKTQKVFDGRGGWTNKPVSLGQFWAAIEPLGISEIAQYSAMDISVTTQIHMRYNTSITQGCVIEFRGRKYEVQGVVNPAYQDEYMELIVVETGKPVENTPALVTESEKVTFAGKATGDGDETRKIYFGVTYD from the coding sequence ATGTTTAGCGGATATTTAGATAAACGTGTCACTGTCACCAAAACCCAAAAAGTATTTGATGGTCGGGGAGGATGGACAAACAAACCTGTTTCACTTGGACAGTTTTGGGCAGCTATCGAACCGCTTGGAATATCCGAGATCGCGCAATATTCTGCAATGGATATTAGTGTTACCACTCAAATTCATATGAGATATAATACGTCAATCACTCAAGGTTGTGTAATTGAATTCAGAGGAAGAAAATACGAGGTGCAAGGTGTCGTAAACCCTGCATATCAAGACGAATATATGGAATTGATTGTCGTCGAAACAGGAAAACCTGTTGAAAATACACCTGCTCTTGTTACGGAAAGTGAAAAAGTTACATTTGCAGGAAAAGCAACAGGGGATGGAGACGAAACACGAAAAATCTATTTTGGTGTCACATACGACTAA
- a CDS encoding phage tail fiber protein, protein MSFTNYLESVILDEVFGGVNYTPPATVYVGLSTTAINEDGTGVTEPTGGGYARVAVANNGTNWPATGTDGTKSNGTTITFPQATADWGTVTHFFIADSNTGGILAYAPIGVSKTIGVGDTASFGVDSLTITLD, encoded by the coding sequence ATGTCATTTACTAACTATCTTGAAAGTGTCATTTTAGATGAAGTATTCGGAGGGGTCAATTACACTCCACCTGCAACGGTTTATGTAGGACTTAGTACCACAGCTATTAATGAAGATGGAACAGGCGTAACAGAGCCAACAGGTGGCGGTTATGCTCGTGTTGCCGTAGCAAATAACGGAACAAACTGGCCTGCAACAGGAACAGACGGTACAAAATCAAACGGTACAACGATTACATTCCCACAAGCAACTGCAGATTGGGGAACCGTTACTCATTTCTTTATTGCAGATTCAAACACTGGCGGAATTTTAGCTTATGCGCCAATCGGTGTATCTAAAACAATCGGAGTAGGAGATACAGCAAGTTTTGGAGTGGATTCATTAACAATTACATTGGACTGA